A window of the Gossypium hirsutum isolate 1008001.06 chromosome A03, Gossypium_hirsutum_v2.1, whole genome shotgun sequence genome harbors these coding sequences:
- the LOC121218432 gene encoding uncharacterized protein, producing MTEELVQIILHPGIEPGAVDVFLEFICYSGGPLPKELLPQVECPVLIAWGDKDPWESIELGRAYEDFDTVEDFVVLTNVGHCPQVCSLMKLVLPNVGHCPQDEAPHLVNPLVESFVSRHSKSPANASTTI from the exons ATGACCGAAGAACTAGTTCAGATTATCCTACATCCAGGAATTGAACCTGGCGCTGTTGATGTTTTTCTTGAGTTCATATGCTACTCAGGTGGTCCCCTGCCCAAGGAATTACTTCCGCAGGTTGAA TGTCCTGTCTTGATAGCATGGGGTGACAAGGATCCATGGGAAAGCATCGAACTCGGAAGAGCCTACGAGGATTTTGATACTGTAGAAGACTTTGTCGTCCTCACTAATGTTGGCCACTGCCCTCAGGTTTGCTCTCTCATGAAACTAGTCCTCCCCAATGTTGGCCACTGCCCTCAG GATGAAGCTCCACATCTTGTGAATCCACTTGTAGAATCATTTGTGTCTCGCCATTCTAAATCTCCGGCTAATGCTTCCACAACCATTTGA